A stretch of the Marivirga tractuosa DSM 4126 genome encodes the following:
- the nadB gene encoding L-aspartate oxidase: protein MKTDILIIGSGLAGMATALYLAELRPELQILIVSKAKKDESNTKYAQGGIAGVVQSTVDSFEQHIEDTMKAGHFLSDRKIVELVVKSAPKSIHDLERWGVNFDYKKEGTYELGLEGGHSKHRILHHKDSTGKEIYDKLNQKVKQNSSIQLINNCTALELFKNQNNEIEGALFLNIESNQFFNITAPRTILASGGIGRVFGHTSNPEVATADGLAMAIRAGAELSNMHFVQFHPTLFYKTNRKKSFLISEALRGFGGYLVNKDGYRFMHEYDERAELSPRDVVTSAIFAEMNKLNSKHVFLDCRHLDERKLKNSFPFIYSSCLENSVDPAKDLIPVIPASHYHCGGVKVDVNGKTNLLNLYAVGEVAETGLHGANRLASNSLLEAVVFGRQVAESVVNEIKEIRYPITSNLTAYSKIKDCQNQEYVVYPEEKSLKLTELIRRLFIETDSNRKIIFKENADKIIKELTEHYIYPSKNVRINELLNMSIVAGILVDSLSFYKAGKVSVST from the coding sequence ATGAAAACGGATATTCTCATTATTGGCAGTGGACTTGCCGGTATGGCAACGGCACTTTATTTAGCTGAACTACGTCCAGAATTACAAATTCTGATTGTAAGTAAAGCAAAAAAGGACGAATCGAATACTAAATATGCTCAAGGAGGTATCGCAGGAGTTGTCCAATCAACAGTTGATAGTTTTGAACAGCATATTGAAGATACTATGAAAGCTGGACATTTTTTGTCGGACAGAAAGATTGTGGAACTAGTGGTGAAATCTGCTCCCAAAAGTATTCATGATTTAGAAAGATGGGGAGTTAATTTTGATTATAAAAAAGAAGGTACTTATGAATTGGGGCTGGAAGGCGGACATTCCAAGCATCGAATCCTGCATCATAAAGATAGTACCGGTAAAGAAATTTACGATAAACTCAATCAGAAAGTAAAACAAAACTCCTCTATTCAGTTAATCAATAATTGCACGGCTTTAGAACTCTTTAAAAATCAAAATAATGAAATTGAAGGAGCTTTATTTCTAAATATTGAGAGCAACCAATTTTTCAATATTACAGCCCCAAGAACCATTTTGGCAAGTGGAGGTATAGGAAGGGTTTTTGGGCATACCAGTAATCCGGAGGTGGCTACTGCTGATGGTTTGGCAATGGCTATACGGGCTGGAGCTGAATTAAGTAATATGCATTTTGTTCAATTTCATCCTACCCTTTTTTACAAAACGAATAGGAAAAAATCATTTTTAATTAGTGAAGCACTAAGAGGATTTGGAGGTTATTTGGTAAATAAAGATGGATACCGATTTATGCATGAATATGATGAAAGAGCTGAATTGAGTCCTAGAGATGTAGTAACCTCTGCAATATTTGCAGAGATGAATAAACTGAATTCAAAACATGTTTTTTTAGATTGCAGGCATTTAGATGAAAGAAAGTTAAAAAATAGTTTCCCCTTCATATATTCATCATGTCTGGAAAATAGCGTGGACCCTGCCAAGGATTTAATTCCGGTTATACCTGCATCACACTACCATTGTGGAGGGGTAAAAGTGGATGTAAATGGTAAAACTAATTTGTTAAATTTATACGCAGTAGGAGAAGTAGCTGAAACGGGACTTCATGGTGCAAATCGTTTAGCGTCAAATTCATTGCTGGAAGCAGTTGTTTTTGGTAGACAAGTGGCGGAAAGTGTAGTAAATGAAATAAAGGAGATTAGATATCCAATTACAAGCAATTTAACCGCTTACAGTAAAATAAAAGATTGTCAGAACCAAGAATATGTTGTGTATCCTGAAGAAAAAAGTCTAAAGCTAACGGAATTAATTAGACGACTATTTATTGAGACTGACAGCAATAGAAAAATAATTTTTAAAGAAAATGCTGACAAAATTATTAAGGAATTAACTGAGCATTACATTTACCCCTCTAAAAATGTTAGAATAAATGAATTACTCAATATGTCAATTGTCGCTGGAATTTTAGTGGATTCATTGTCGTTCTATAAGGCAGGAAAAGTTTCAGTAAGTACATGA
- a CDS encoding RrF2 family transcriptional regulator has translation MFSKSCEYGIRAVIYIATQSKKTDRVKIGDIAEKINSPVAFTAKILGLLVKNKIVSSITGPKGGFYIEQNRLDKVFLKDIVEVIDGNKIYKGCGLGLNECSASQPCPVHHKFAKVRAEIDYMLSTTTLKELTEGLDQKLTFLMR, from the coding sequence ATGTTTTCAAAATCTTGTGAATACGGTATCAGGGCAGTAATCTATATAGCCACACAATCAAAGAAAACAGATCGTGTGAAAATTGGAGATATTGCTGAAAAAATTAACTCTCCTGTTGCTTTTACAGCTAAAATTTTAGGCTTACTGGTTAAAAACAAGATAGTATCTTCCATTACGGGTCCAAAAGGAGGCTTCTACATAGAACAAAACCGCTTGGATAAAGTATTCTTGAAAGATATAGTTGAAGTGATTGATGGGAATAAAATTTACAAAGGTTGTGGGTTAGGTTTAAATGAATGCTCAGCTAGTCAACCATGTCCTGTTCATCATAAATTTGCTAAAGTCAGAGCAGAAATTGATTATATGTTATCCACTACCACCTTGAAAGAATTAACTGAAGGCTTGGATCAAAAATTAACATTTTTGATGAGATAA
- a CDS encoding cbb3-type cytochrome c oxidase subunit I, whose product MKKSILLFLSLFFSPLLVLAQQESVSTEDWYFSPGIIGTIFLIIVVLILAIIILIGRVNGFVNRFNKKDKAIERKRILSELKNLDEWEIDKILLERKSAIQNILKGDELGSEMNVSDKRALVKRIYDDPDNIFFEEKKKTSLSIETPQNLKNVMLYYLGAGIFWLIFGTLIGQYLGMKFIWPDMESVAWLSFGRLRPVHTNTVFWGWSSLTMIGLGYFVIARTSNTKIHSIKLAYIAFILINLCVIVGNILLMAGINNGGGEYREYVWPVMSLFAIGLIITFFNFYKTVANRKISEIYISNWFILAALIWTIVLAIIGYLPFYQDGLGETVTQGYYMHQGVGMWFMTFTLGLVYYYLPAALNKPIYSYSLGVLAFWTQMLFYTLIGTHHFVFSPLPWWLQTVAIVFSAGMFIPVLAGTTNFLLTMKGSWAQISKSYVLPFFLVGVVFYFVGSTQGSFQAFRFTNFVWHFTDFNVAHSHMTMYGIIAFFLWASIYAIVPKVTGNEPPQILVGAHFWFAFIGLFAYMISLMAGGTLKGLSWIEGESFIESVILMKPYWVWRAIGGTLMFLSHIIFAYNFYIMARSNSGVIKLKG is encoded by the coding sequence ATGAAGAAAAGTATTTTGCTGTTTTTAAGTCTGTTTTTCTCTCCCTTGCTAGTATTAGCTCAACAAGAATCGGTCAGTACGGAGGACTGGTACTTTAGCCCGGGTATTATTGGGACTATATTTTTGATTATAGTAGTGCTGATTTTAGCCATTATTATCCTTATTGGTAGAGTTAATGGATTTGTAAATCGCTTTAATAAAAAAGATAAGGCAATTGAGCGAAAGCGTATATTATCTGAGTTGAAAAATTTAGATGAATGGGAAATAGATAAAATACTACTAGAAAGGAAATCGGCTATTCAAAATATATTAAAGGGAGATGAATTGGGCTCTGAGATGAATGTGTCCGATAAACGTGCATTAGTCAAGAGGATTTATGATGATCCTGATAATATATTCTTTGAAGAAAAGAAAAAGACAAGCTTAAGTATAGAAACTCCTCAGAATTTAAAAAACGTAATGCTCTATTATTTGGGAGCGGGGATTTTCTGGTTGATTTTTGGTACACTGATCGGTCAATACCTAGGAATGAAATTCATTTGGCCAGATATGGAATCAGTAGCATGGCTTTCATTTGGCAGACTGCGTCCAGTTCATACCAATACCGTATTTTGGGGTTGGTCTTCTCTTACTATGATAGGGCTGGGATATTTTGTTATTGCCAGAACATCAAATACAAAAATCCATAGTATTAAATTGGCATATATAGCTTTCATCCTCATCAATCTATGTGTAATTGTTGGCAATATCTTATTGATGGCCGGTATTAACAACGGTGGCGGAGAGTACAGAGAATATGTATGGCCGGTTATGTCATTATTTGCAATTGGCTTGATTATTACATTTTTTAATTTTTATAAAACGGTAGCCAACAGGAAAATATCAGAAATTTATATTTCCAACTGGTTTATTTTGGCCGCATTGATTTGGACAATTGTTCTGGCCATTATTGGATATTTACCCTTTTATCAGGACGGTCTGGGCGAAACTGTTACTCAAGGGTATTACATGCATCAAGGTGTTGGTATGTGGTTTATGACCTTTACATTAGGTTTGGTTTACTATTATCTGCCTGCTGCATTAAACAAGCCTATTTATTCCTATTCTTTAGGGGTTCTTGCTTTTTGGACCCAAATGTTGTTTTACACATTAATCGGGACTCACCATTTTGTATTCAGTCCTTTGCCCTGGTGGCTACAAACGGTTGCCATTGTGTTCAGTGCTGGAATGTTCATCCCTGTTTTAGCAGGTACTACCAATTTTCTGCTCACTATGAAAGGTTCATGGGCACAGATCTCGAAAAGTTATGTCCTTCCTTTTTTCTTAGTAGGTGTGGTTTTCTATTTTGTAGGTTCTACTCAAGGAAGTTTTCAAGCTTTTAGGTTTACCAATTTTGTTTGGCACTTTACTGATTTTAATGTGGCTCACTCCCACATGACCATGTATGGAATTATTGCTTTTTTCCTATGGGCATCAATTTATGCCATAGTACCTAAAGTAACTGGTAATGAACCACCTCAGATATTAGTTGGGGCTCATTTTTGGTTTGCCTTCATAGGTTTATTTGCTTACATGATTTCCTTAATGGCTGGGGGTACCTTGAAAGGCCTAAGTTGGATTGAAGGCGAATCATTTATTGAATCTGTCATCCTGATGAAGCCATACTGGGTTTGGCGGGCGATTGGAGGAACACTAATGTTTCTGTCACACATCATATTTGCCTACAACTTTTATATAATGGCCAGAAGCAATAGTGGTGTTATAAAATTAAAAGGATAA
- a CDS encoding cbb3-type cytochrome c oxidase subunit II, translated as MFNFHKDHRKLVLTALLVFVFLSTIIAIVPSYQMQDVEPLPQQEELSEEAIKGLQVYVSEGCVACHTQQVRNIEMDKVWGSRPSMPSDYYYSMQRMNTWQQSPSLLGSERTGPDLTSIGDRQPGASWHLLHFYNPRIVVNESVMPAYTYLFEHKEEDEVRVGEKVVDIPSEFLKEKGKVVVASEKVNNLIAYMQSLKQTELPSANDFIPSKKQESKSSTNLEGKRNEDGLDGKQLYSQSCSACHQQNGEGLKGAFPPLKGSEVVTNENPELLIKIILQGYDARSEYGQMPGFATQLSDAEIAAIANHERNTWGNSATKVSEEEVKKIRNMVMEEAKNKEL; from the coding sequence ATGTTTAATTTTCATAAAGATCATAGAAAATTGGTATTGACAGCACTCTTAGTGTTTGTATTTCTAAGTACAATCATAGCAATAGTACCTTCATATCAAATGCAAGATGTAGAACCACTCCCTCAACAAGAGGAATTGAGTGAAGAAGCGATTAAAGGACTTCAGGTATATGTATCAGAGGGCTGTGTAGCTTGTCATACGCAACAGGTCAGGAATATTGAAATGGATAAAGTTTGGGGTTCGCGGCCATCTATGCCATCTGATTACTACTACAGCATGCAAAGAATGAATACTTGGCAACAATCCCCCTCTCTTTTAGGCAGTGAACGAACGGGACCGGATTTAACCAGTATTGGAGACAGACAGCCAGGTGCTAGTTGGCACCTTCTACACTTTTATAACCCGCGTATTGTGGTAAATGAATCTGTTATGCCTGCCTACACTTATTTATTCGAGCATAAAGAAGAAGATGAAGTTCGTGTTGGGGAAAAAGTTGTAGATATACCATCAGAATTTCTGAAAGAAAAAGGAAAGGTGGTTGTTGCCTCTGAAAAAGTGAATAATCTTATTGCTTATATGCAATCATTAAAACAAACTGAATTACCATCTGCAAATGATTTTATCCCATCTAAAAAACAAGAATCTAAGTCCTCTACTAATTTAGAGGGTAAAAGAAATGAAGATGGGCTTGATGGAAAGCAGTTATATAGTCAGTCTTGTTCTGCATGTCACCAGCAGAATGGAGAAGGCTTAAAAGGAGCATTTCCTCCATTGAAAGGTAGCGAGGTAGTCACAAATGAAAATCCTGAATTATTAATAAAAATTATTTTACAAGGATATGACGCCAGAAGTGAATATGGACAAATGCCTGGTTTTGCAACTCAACTTTCAGATGCAGAAATTGCAGCAATAGCCAACCATGAACGAAATACATGGGGAAATAGTGCTACTAAAGTTTCTGAAGAAGAAGTGAAGAAAATAAGAAATATGGTGATGGAAGAAGCAAAAAATAAGGAACTATGA
- a CDS encoding group III truncated hemoglobin, with product METSTTIQNIEDIKLLVDTFYGKVRQDEMLKDIFNERIKDQWPEHLEKMYRFWQTVLLEEHTYHGSPFAPHANLPVETEHFKRWIALFTDTVDELFTGDVAEEAKWRAGKMAEMFNFKIQYYRGSNEKPIQ from the coding sequence ATGGAGACTTCAACTACAATTCAAAATATAGAAGATATCAAATTGCTTGTAGATACTTTTTATGGAAAAGTTAGGCAAGATGAAATGCTTAAAGATATCTTCAACGAAAGAATTAAAGACCAATGGCCTGAACATCTGGAGAAAATGTATCGATTTTGGCAAACGGTTTTACTAGAGGAGCATACCTACCATGGAAGTCCATTTGCACCTCATGCCAATCTGCCTGTAGAAACAGAACATTTTAAAAGGTGGATTGCACTTTTTACTGATACTGTAGATGAACTGTTTACTGGAGATGTAGCTGAGGAGGCAAAATGGAGAGCTGGAAAAATGGCAGAAATGTTTAATTTTAAGATTCAGTATTATAGAGGTTCCAACGAAAAACCGATTCAATAA
- a CDS encoding hemerythrin domain-containing protein produces MEKRKPLKRKEEMKPVSRDHHHSLLLCWKIRTAFKNKISVERVKKYADWFYQEHVLPHFELEEKYIFPVLGNEDELVKQALAEHRRLKRLFENEEDPLKSLSLIEEELEKHIRFEERVLFEKVQEIATEGELKAIELHHASGEFKENTEDVFWM; encoded by the coding sequence ATGGAAAAGAGAAAGCCGCTTAAAAGAAAGGAAGAGATGAAACCAGTGAGTAGAGATCATCATCACTCACTTTTACTTTGCTGGAAAATCAGGACAGCCTTTAAGAATAAGATTTCGGTGGAAAGAGTAAAAAAATATGCAGATTGGTTTTATCAAGAGCATGTTTTGCCTCATTTTGAATTGGAGGAGAAATATATTTTCCCTGTGCTGGGTAATGAGGATGAATTGGTTAAACAGGCTTTAGCAGAGCATAGGCGACTTAAAAGACTTTTTGAAAATGAGGAAGATCCCCTAAAGTCCTTAAGTTTAATCGAAGAAGAACTGGAAAAACATATTCGCTTTGAGGAGAGAGTGCTTTTTGAGAAAGTACAAGAAATTGCGACAGAAGGTGAACTAAAAGCCATTGAACTCCACCATGCTTCAGGAGAATTTAAAGAAAATACGGAGGATGTTTTTTGGATGTAG
- a CDS encoding RrF2 family transcriptional regulator, whose product MFSKTCEYAIRATIYIANKSKEGTNVGLKDIAKNIDSPEAFTAKILQKLVKDDLVSSIKGPNGGFSLSATQQKEVYLIDVVRCIDGSQTYDGCGLGLSQCSEEKPCPIHFQFKEVRTKLKRMLENTNMVILLEKLERGETFLRL is encoded by the coding sequence ATGTTTTCAAAAACTTGTGAATACGCTATTAGAGCAACTATCTACATTGCCAATAAAAGCAAAGAGGGTACTAATGTTGGTCTAAAAGACATTGCCAAAAATATTGATTCCCCTGAAGCTTTTACGGCCAAGATTTTGCAAAAATTGGTGAAAGACGATTTAGTTTCCTCTATTAAAGGTCCTAATGGAGGATTTAGCCTTAGTGCAACACAGCAAAAGGAGGTATATCTAATAGACGTGGTTCGTTGTATTGATGGTTCGCAAACTTACGATGGATGTGGTCTAGGATTAAGTCAATGCTCTGAAGAAAAGCCCTGTCCAATTCACTTCCAATTTAAAGAAGTGAGAACTAAGTTAAAGCGCATGTTGGAAAACACCAATATGGTAATTCTGTTGGAAAAGCTGGAAAGAGGGGAGACGTTTTTAAGGTTGTAA
- the queD gene encoding 6-carboxytetrahydropterin synthase QueD: MKIYSDFMISITKEFSFETAHRISNHPASCKHIHGHSYRLFVTVSADEIQENDMIIDFKELKQIINEKVIKTFDHALVLKRNDENTKLAQNIDSNIFWMEFEPTVERLLDYIRKQIQNSLAEPVFLKKLKLYETATSFGEWEK; encoded by the coding sequence TTGAAGATATATTCAGATTTTATGATTAGCATCACCAAAGAATTCAGTTTTGAAACGGCTCATCGCATTAGCAATCATCCAGCCTCATGTAAACATATTCATGGTCACTCCTATCGATTATTTGTCACGGTTTCCGCAGACGAAATTCAAGAAAATGACATGATCATTGATTTTAAAGAATTGAAGCAGATCATCAATGAGAAGGTGATTAAAACTTTCGATCATGCCTTGGTTTTAAAACGTAATGATGAAAACACCAAATTAGCACAGAACATTGATAGCAATATCTTTTGGATGGAATTTGAGCCCACGGTCGAACGATTGTTAGATTATATCAGAAAACAAATTCAAAACTCCTTAGCAGAACCTGTGTTTTTAAAGAAACTGAAGCTCTACGAAACAGCCACCTCTTTTGGAGAATGGGAAAAATGA